One Sanguibacter keddieii DSM 10542 genomic window carries:
- a CDS encoding MFS transporter, with the protein MPDEPEKSGAPAVSKTSRNPYRELLAMPGTKQFSGAGALARLPMSMVGIGIVLMIQQTTGSYGLAGRVSAAYIVAQAICSPQIAKLVDRKGQSRVMRPMFAVTSVAMLGLILSTALEAPEVWLYVFAVLTGATIGSVGSMVRARWSNLLPDPRRLHSAYSFESAVDELCFVVGPMLATILATSVAPTAGLVVPLLAVVVGGFWFLSLRSTEPPVSRPVEGVKHRSVLLNPGMLAVIAVFIGMGAVFGATDVATIAFAKEAGHEAMAGVILGVFAAGSLVSGLLYGAKHWVSPLWVRFALGMLALAVGVSLFFFVTSLPVLAAVMFVAGFAISPTLINGNNLVQLLVPPSQLTEGLTWVGTALGVGVSVGTSVAGVRIDADGAHAGFTVVMIAAGIGVLVTVAALGTLRRRTAGTTNVESR; encoded by the coding sequence GTGCCAGACGAACCCGAGAAGAGCGGCGCCCCAGCCGTCAGCAAGACCTCCAGGAACCCCTACCGCGAGCTCCTCGCGATGCCGGGGACCAAGCAGTTCTCGGGTGCCGGGGCCCTCGCCCGGCTGCCCATGTCGATGGTGGGCATCGGCATCGTCCTCATGATCCAGCAGACGACGGGCTCCTACGGGCTCGCCGGCCGGGTCAGCGCCGCGTACATCGTCGCGCAGGCGATCTGCTCGCCGCAGATCGCGAAGCTCGTCGACCGCAAGGGGCAGTCACGGGTCATGCGGCCGATGTTCGCCGTGACGTCGGTGGCGATGCTCGGGCTGATCCTCAGCACGGCGCTCGAGGCCCCCGAGGTCTGGCTCTACGTGTTCGCCGTCCTCACCGGGGCGACCATCGGCTCCGTCGGGTCGATGGTCCGCGCCCGCTGGTCCAACCTGCTGCCCGACCCGCGCCGGCTGCACAGCGCGTACTCCTTCGAGTCGGCCGTCGACGAGCTGTGCTTCGTGGTGGGCCCGATGCTCGCGACGATCCTCGCGACCTCCGTCGCGCCGACGGCCGGTCTCGTCGTGCCGCTCCTCGCGGTGGTCGTCGGCGGCTTCTGGTTCCTGTCGCTGCGCTCGACCGAGCCGCCCGTGTCGCGGCCGGTCGAGGGCGTCAAGCACCGGTCGGTCCTGCTCAACCCGGGGATGCTCGCGGTGATCGCGGTGTTCATCGGGATGGGGGCGGTGTTCGGCGCGACCGACGTGGCGACCATCGCCTTCGCCAAGGAGGCCGGGCACGAGGCGATGGCCGGTGTGATCCTCGGCGTCTTCGCGGCCGGCTCGCTGGTCTCGGGACTGCTGTACGGCGCCAAGCACTGGGTCTCGCCGCTGTGGGTGCGCTTCGCGCTCGGGATGCTCGCCCTCGCCGTCGGCGTCTCCCTGTTCTTCTTCGTCACGTCGCTGCCGGTCCTCGCCGCGGTGATGTTCGTGGCGGGCTTCGCGATCTCGCCGACGCTCATCAACGGCAACAACCTGGTGCAGCTCCTCGTCCCGCCGTCTCAGCTCACCGAGGGCCTCACGTGGGTCGGCACGGCGCTCGGTGTCGGGGTCTCGGTCGGCACCTCCGTCGCCGGGGTGCGCATCGACGCGGACGGCGCGCACGCGGGCTTCACGGTCGTGATGATCGCGGCCGGCATCGGCGTGCTCGTGACGGTCGCCGCGCTCGGCACGCTGCGCCGCCGCACCGCCGGGACGACGAACGTCGAGAGCCGCTGA